CCTTTTTCTTCCGAATACATGTTGGGACTCGTGCTTTTTGCTCGACCGAAATCGTACCTCCACAGCAAATTTTCGGGTGGTGTGAAGATCAGGACGTCACTTCTTAAAGGTTATACGGAGCACCCCGGCCTGGACCATTCGGGGATCCAGCAGGAAATGCTTCATTTCGAAAGCGTAGGAAGAGACCAGGATCTCTTATATTGCTTGGCACGGAGCCTTTTAATCTAGAATCTTGTTAAACATGAAATAGATACATTGACAATCCTCCTCCGTACCATATTTACAGTGATCTAGAATCCAAACTTTGTACAACCTCATAACTATTAAACCTGAAGGGCCCAAGTTTTGCAAACACTTTCCGTATAATCTTGCTCCCCTCTATTCCTGAGACTCTGAACAACCAACATATATGTCTGGCACGCATTGCGCATATTCCTGAGACCTTTAAAGTTTGTGATGGACCTGTGCAAACAGAGATAGTAAGATTAAGTCAATGTGATTATGTGAAAACTGAACATGACGCAATTTAAAACTTTGCATGCTTTTGTCTCATAAGATTTCCTTTGTTTTTAGGATGACTCCAAACCATACGGTACAAGATAGAAGACCAGATTATATTAACCTACTAAACTCTTAATAACCTTACAATCCACCAAGCCCAGTAACTAGATAGAGCTAAGTATAACATCCCTTATCGTCAACAAGATATCGGAAAACCATTTACGAGAACCCTTGTATCCGTTACTTTTGAAAGCATAAGAAAACCTGAGAAAATGCAATAACCGTGTAGCAACAGGTGGTACCAAGTTGTTATGTAACCTCAAAACTACAAGATATAGATTGACCTCTTAAGTAGTAAACCCTTTCACCGTGAGGGTCAGACGACTAGCCGCATCTGATTCAGGTTAGGAGCTCTCTACTTCCcacgaaaattaaaaataacctCACCTAAATAGTTTATGCTATGAAGCCACTTAGAAATGATTCAAGGTTAGAATATTTGTAATATCATGTGCAACACTCCATATCCTCAATACCAATGACCAGAAAGAATATAGAGACAAATGACTGGAGATAAAACCTTAACATGAATTCATTATTCAGGGACCTTGTAAAGGAACAATGCAATTTGATAAACAAAGAAAAGCCAATGAACTTTATTCCTAACTAGGTTTTATcttatttatgaaattaaaaaaaaacaactattaAGCCACTTCCACTTCTCTATTCCTGACTAGGTTTTTATCTTGGAAGTAGCCTTCTTTGGAGGTAATGGTCCCTTTTCACCATTCTTGTTTGGCTGCTTGGACATGAGTTTTTCCACCAGTCACCTTTTTCTTGTATTTCCCACCAATGAGAATAGTTCCCACCATTAAAAATTTCTTCCTAGTCACCTGGTCCTCCTGTGCTTCCAGCTGGTTTGTGTTAATATCATCCAGCTGATCACCCTCCATATCAAAACCTCTTCTGCATCCCCAATCTAATTGAGCAGGAAGCCGAAGCATTCTTTTGCCACCAAAATATAACCTTTTGAAAATCTTGGAATACTGAAAAACCAATTTTCATTACAACGGTCTCCCAAGTAAAGAGAAACTCTGATCTTACTAAATTATTctaaagatataaaaaaaaatcacataacaatcattttacttttaaacGAAACTTTGCTCATGCCCGTATGGGAAAACCCCTTAATTTTTGTCGGACAAATCACAATAAAATCAAGGAATCGGAAATTTTTGtcagaaacaaaaagaataatttaaatatctaaagaCAAGAGAGGACTCCTGTTAGCATTGTTACCTCTTGCGGATATCCAGTAAGGTAGCTTTCTGCCTTTGCGTATTCAATATAAGCCCAAATAAGATTTAGAGCATATTCCTCCATTTACAAGGATTGAACAAATTTGTATATTAATCGAACTTTTTtcttgattacaaaaaaaataacaagtaGAAACACTTGTAACGCAAACTTGTGAGTAAAGAATAATGAGATGAAAAAGAAAGCCCATGAAAAAAAACTCTAattgggaaaaaaaaagataggaggtttagattttgtgatttaagaATCGATGAGAAAAGAACTGAAGCTTATGTTATTTACTCAGTTTGTTGTTCGGAATCGATGTGACCAAAGATATCCGGACAGTCTTCCCATGATCCGCTCTCGCGGGCTTCCCAGTACCCTCCGTTGTATCGGTAAGCCTCGCTCCCTTCCTCTTTCGTGAACCACTTCGGCTTCCATCCTCTCTCCTGCATCTTCCTAGCCTGCGACACACACGGGCCAGATGTGAGTTTTGATGTGATTATAAAAACTGAATGAAATACGGACAAAATAATGCAACCGtatgaacatcattttaaaagtTAAGACTACAGGTATATACAAAACCcagattttaattattatctttAAATATAAGATGGGCATATTTTATACGAATTaacaaaatagtatatattattataaattaacagATAGTCCATAATGAAACCTTGACTGTAAAATATAGAacttaaatatgaaaatatagaaCTAGCctttaaaaataaacttgaaACATTTTAGCCTTTCTTCTTAATTCTCCAAAACATACTAATTCAAATTAACGaagaaattaattttgtttttattacttTCCTTGTATTCAAAACCGAACTGAAAACCAAAACGCACTTGTTATATTTGGTATCCGTAGTGAGAGACTTGTATTACCTGACGTTGTCGCTGTTCGAGTCGCAACTTCTCTTCGTTGGCCATttcaaactctccattctcGAGATACCTCTGGTCCGGTCGCAGCCTTGAATCTGTTGGTGGCAGCTTCTCCTACATCCATATCTCATTCATGGTCTCAATGTCTCACTACAAGAAACAATTTGTGAAAATAACAAACATAATTCTCTGCGCCATTCACCTTAAGCCCAGGCGTAAGCTCATTCAGCGTCATTGCGAAACGTGTCAGATTATACTTTGTTGGGTTTCCAGGAGGCTTGCTCCGTTTCCACAGAAGTTGAGCTCCTGACATATCTTCGCTCAATTTCCCTTTCCCAGAACAATCACCAGTGACATAGTGCATGCTCTCATCCCATTTCCCAAACATCGTTGCCACTGTCTTCCCACTCTTATCTTGAACTATACCATGAACCTGTGAAAATGAACAACCGAATGCTCACTCCTAAACATAACACGTGAATTCATTCGTCAAGTGGTAACATGTTGAAAGTAGGTAGGTACCTGGTGAGGATTCCGGTCTATGATGGACTGTTCTTTGAATTTAAGTTTACAAGAGTATTCAGCACTGCCCTCAATACGCATTGTACCGTAGTGATCACAGTACAGTTTACCAAGTATAAGATTGTATATTGATGTAGTTACCTAAAAGTTCAAATCGTTATATTAATGAACAAAGAACATATTAAAATGGATATTTGATTGGTACCTTACTCCACTGAAGGATTTCTCCATCATCAAATTGCAAAGTCAATACACCAACGGGATCAAGCTGAATTGACCGACCCCAAAATTTACTCTTCAGATTGCTGTCTGCCCAGAATTTCCATCCCGTGCCATCGCAATGGCATGCCACAACCATAGGGTGGTGACTGacctgaaaacaaaacaaataagagGTCTGAATAGCAATAGCTAATGAGTAATTACAAGTTGTGAACTGAAACCTTTTCGGAGAAAAATCGAAGGCCTTTGTCTGGATAGTCTGCCTCGTATGTTTCACCTAGCAATGGGTTAAATGGTTTGCAGATTCTTCCTTCGGTTGATGCGTACCCAGATACAGCAAAAGCAGCTACGTTAAGAATCCTCATGAGGCTATTTCCCTGTAAAGTTTTCACGTAATGAGCAATATTCAAGAAGCTACCCATAAGGGTCTTTAAATGGTACAAAGCTTTTACTCTTTTGCCCCATTCAAATGCTCGGTCAAGAAGGTATGAATATTCCAAATCCTCAAAACACTTTTGTAGAGAAGATAGCGGCTCGTTGAAGTAAACAGGTAGACAAACTTTTGTGAGATCCTTGCCAATATTGTCTTTGATCATTGACCAAAGGCTCACACTTTTCTCCTTTTCAACCGGCTCAGGTAAGCTTTTCCTCCTTTTAACGTGTGGATAGTCGCATCCAATAGACTTGATGGAAGGATCGATATCGTCTTCTGATGACCCAAAGCCATCACCATCAGAAGAAAACGACGATGTACGAAAGTCAGAACCGCTACTTTTGAAAGAACTTGAAGAGAGGAAGTCACGTGTATCAAAAAAGGTATTGTCTTCCTCATCAGTTTCTGCATCACCTCGTTCATGATCATCATCAGATTCAGTGGCAGTCCCTTCTGAGGTAAAACGAACCAAGTCAATTGCAAActcgaataaaaaaaaatactaagatAAAAGAATAGTAAACTCGGCGACTAACCACTGCACTTCTCATGTCTTAAATCAATGGAACCTCCATTTACAGCCTGCCTTTGACTCTCATCTACAAGTGTATTCTCCAGATCTACCTTTTCTGTCTAGAGAATCATGCAGGAAGAGCAGTTTCTTAGCAGCATAGAGCCGGAAGAGATAAGAAAGAAACATTGAAACTGAGGAGTTGAGTAGCACAAAACACAACTAAAACAATCAATCTAAACCATACCTCTAATTGCCTAAGGGTATCAATGAGAAGCCACTGCTTCTGCTTGAGAAGCACCAACTGGCTCTGAAGAGCAGAGAACTCAGACCTCATAATCTGCTCACAGTCCTGAATAGCTAACTCACAAACTCCTTCATCAGTCAAGCGTTGACGAAGCTTCTCGGTGGACATGGCCAAATTGTTGGTAGGGGCCATCAAGTCACTGTTGGACATCCTTGGAAACATATCTTTAACAGCTTGCAGTGCCTCAACCCAAGTTGCTCGGTCCTCACGCGTATCTGCTCGCAAGTGGAGCCTCTTGGTGCCAGTGAAAATGGAAAACCTCTTATCATCTGATCTGCTCTCCCGCACCGAAGAAACCTGCACACATCAGACATCAAACAATCAATTAGGAGTGTTCCACTCCTAGATTGTATCAATTTATGATGAGGGAATCGAACCTTGAGATGGACTTCTCCGAAAGGCTTGCGATGGAGATGGCTGGCACCATGCTTGTAGTGGTGGTGGCTAGAGATCATACGAGCAGACTCCTCTCCGATAACTTTTGATCCCTTTTCGGATTCAGGACTGAGGAAGATCTTATCAGGTCCATGGATTTTATAATACGAAAGAACACCATCCTGCAAGACGAACCACCTTGATCTCCATCCCCTACCGTAATTCACCCACTTATGCAATATCCCGGCGATTCCATTCCCAACGATGTCGTTAATCTTCACATCAACCGGCGGTGGTTGGCTCTGGTGGTTGAAGGAGAGACTATGGAGATGGAGGGGATGGTGGTTGGATTGATAATGATGATTATAACTCTGGGAATGGGAAGCAGATCGAGTCATGATCGGTTCGGATCGTGTCACACCGGGTTGCTCCGGCAACGGCATCGGGAGAGAGTGATCGGAGACAGTAGAGACGCAACAGAAGGAAAGCATGTGGAAGGAGGTCTTATGGTTGGATACGATTGATGCGCGGCGGAGACAGGAGGAGGAAATGAAGAAATTACGGTGCGTGAAGGGATTGGATTAAAAAGGAAGGGGAAAGAATCGAGAGGTGGTTGTTAGAAATGGGTCAGAGAATAAGCGGAAAGTTCggtagaagaagagagaaagagtcaCCGAAGAAGAGGAGGTGatgctttttttctttctttcattgttttttttaattccacTGACTTGCGAGGAAAATCGGAGAGGGGGACTTGcattttccctttttttcttttatataaaacCAAGTTTTGTATttactttaatatattttattggaATTAGAATGGAGTaagacaaaaaccaaaaaagaaaaaacatatataccaaaaaaatgaaagaaaatctagttttttttttgggtcaaagaAAAGTCTAGTTTTTCTATGTGAAAGAGAAGGGATGGTAAATGATTTCGGACCAGCTCTATCATACTTGAGAATATGCTCAAGTGAAAACATTGTAATTTAATTGGTTCTTAAATACGACTAGGATAATACATGCgcatttatttgtatatattatcaataaatattttatatatttaattattttatttatatatatacgatattttttgttgttattatataatttatttccgATGGACGGacctaggggtgttcaatccggcaAAATCGAACCaattaaaccgaaccaaaccgaattaGAGATAGTGGTTTGGACTTGGTAATACCAAATATACCGAATGGATGTCATTTTTGAAAACCGCGGTatatggatatggtttggtatataaaccgatcaATTCGAATAAACTGAATAAACTgatcattttaaatatagtagtataattatatgtaaat
The window above is part of the Brassica napus cultivar Da-Ae chromosome C3, Da-Ae, whole genome shotgun sequence genome. Proteins encoded here:
- the LOC106388454 gene encoding oxysterol-binding protein-related protein 1C isoform X1, encoding MLSFCCVSTVSDHSLPMPLPEQPGVTRSEPIMTRSASHSQSYNHHYQSNHHPLHLHSLSFNHQSQPPPVDVKINDIVGNGIAGILHKWVNYGRGWRSRWFVLQDGVLSYYKIHGPDKIFLSPESEKGSKVIGEESARMISSHHHYKHGASHLHRKPFGEVHLKVSSVRESRSDDKRFSIFTGTKRLHLRADTREDRATWVEALQAVKDMFPRMSNSDLMAPTNNLAMSTEKLRQRLTDEGVCELAIQDCEQIMRSEFSALQSQLVLLKQKQWLLIDTLRQLETEKVDLENTLVDESQRQAVNGGSIDLRHEKCSEGTATESDDDHERGDAETDEEDNTFFDTRDFLSSSSFKSSGSDFRTSSFSSDGDGFGSSEDDIDPSIKSIGCDYPHVKRRKSLPEPVEKEKSVSLWSMIKDNIGKDLTKVCLPVYFNEPLSSLQKCFEDLEYSYLLDRAFEWGKRGNSLMRILNVAAFAVSGYASTEGRICKPFNPLLGETYEADYPDKGLRFFSEKVSHHPMVVACHCDGTGWKFWADSNLKSKFWGRSIQLDPVGVLTLQFDDGEILQWSKVTTSIYNLILGKLYCDHYGTMRIEGSAEYSCKLKFKEQSIIDRNPHQVHGIVQDKSGKTVATMFGKWDESMHYVTGDCSGKGKLSEDMSGAQLLWKRSKPPGNPTKYNLTRFAMTLNELTPGLKEKLPPTDSRLRPDQRYLENGEFEMANEEKLRLEQRQRQARKMQERGWKPKWFTKEEGSEAYRYNGGYWEARESGSWEDCPDIFGHIDSEQQTE
- the LOC106388454 gene encoding oxysterol-binding protein-related protein 1C isoform X2, whose translation is MLSFCCVSTVSDHSLPMPLPEQPGVTRSEPIMTRSASHSQSYNHHYQSNHHPLHLHSLSFNHQSQPPPVDVKINDIVGNGIAGILHKWVNYGRGWRSRWFVLQDGVLSYYKIHGPDKIFLSPESEKGSKVIGEESARMISSHHHYKHGASHLHRKPFGEVHLKVSSVRESRSDDKRFSIFTGTKRLHLRADTREDRATWVEALQAVKDMFPRMSNSDLMAPTNNLAMSTEKLRQRLTDEGVCELAIQDCEQIMRSEFSALQSQLVLLKQKQWLLIDTLRQLETEKVDLENTLVDESQRQAVNGGSIDLRHEKCSGTATESDDDHERGDAETDEEDNTFFDTRDFLSSSSFKSSGSDFRTSSFSSDGDGFGSSEDDIDPSIKSIGCDYPHVKRRKSLPEPVEKEKSVSLWSMIKDNIGKDLTKVCLPVYFNEPLSSLQKCFEDLEYSYLLDRAFEWGKRGNSLMRILNVAAFAVSGYASTEGRICKPFNPLLGETYEADYPDKGLRFFSEKVSHHPMVVACHCDGTGWKFWADSNLKSKFWGRSIQLDPVGVLTLQFDDGEILQWSKVTTSIYNLILGKLYCDHYGTMRIEGSAEYSCKLKFKEQSIIDRNPHQVHGIVQDKSGKTVATMFGKWDESMHYVTGDCSGKGKLSEDMSGAQLLWKRSKPPGNPTKYNLTRFAMTLNELTPGLKEKLPPTDSRLRPDQRYLENGEFEMANEEKLRLEQRQRQARKMQERGWKPKWFTKEEGSEAYRYNGGYWEARESGSWEDCPDIFGHIDSEQQTE